A region of Lichenibacterium dinghuense DNA encodes the following proteins:
- the amaB gene encoding L-piperidine-6-carboxylate dehydrogenase — MTAIAADVRRILADLGVAEERFIGGTLTARSPITGESIGAAAETPAAAVPEAVARAHAAFLRWRLVPAPRRGELVRLLGEELRAAKAALGRLVTLEVGKVASEGLGEVQEMIDICDFATGLSRQIGGLVLPSERPDHRLAEQWHPAGVVGIISAFNFPVAVWSWNAALALVCGDAIVWKPSEKAPLTALAVDALFRRAAARFGAEAPEGLATLLIGGRDVGEALVDDPRVPVVSATGSTRMGRAVGERLARRFGRSILELGGNNASIVTPSADLDLTLRAVAFAAMGTAGQRCTTLRRLIVHEDVYDALVPRLAGVCRTIAVGSPVEGDALVGPLIDGDAFLAMEAALEAARAAGGTVHGGGRVDVNGEGSFYARPALVEMPGQHGPVVEETFAPILYAMKYRDLDEAIALQNGVPQGLSSSIFGNDLREVERYLSAQGSDCGIANVNMGPSGAEIGGAFGGEKETGGGRESGSDAWKGYMRRQTNAVNYGRALPLAQGVRFEV, encoded by the coding sequence ATGACCGCCATCGCCGCCGACGTCCGCCGCATCCTCGCCGACCTCGGCGTCGCGGAGGAGCGCTTCATCGGCGGCACGCTCACCGCGCGCTCGCCCATCACCGGCGAGAGCATCGGCGCCGCGGCCGAGACGCCCGCCGCGGCCGTGCCCGAGGCCGTCGCCCGCGCCCACGCGGCCTTCCTGCGCTGGCGCCTCGTGCCGGCGCCGCGGCGGGGCGAGCTGGTGCGCCTGCTCGGGGAGGAGCTGCGCGCCGCCAAGGCGGCGCTCGGCCGCCTCGTCACGCTAGAGGTCGGCAAGGTCGCGTCGGAGGGCCTCGGCGAGGTCCAGGAGATGATCGACATCTGCGACTTCGCCACCGGCCTGTCGCGGCAGATCGGCGGCCTCGTGCTGCCCTCCGAGCGGCCCGACCATCGCCTGGCCGAGCAGTGGCACCCGGCCGGCGTGGTGGGCATCATCTCGGCCTTCAACTTCCCCGTCGCGGTCTGGTCCTGGAACGCCGCGCTGGCGCTGGTCTGCGGCGACGCCATCGTGTGGAAGCCCTCCGAGAAGGCGCCGCTGACCGCGCTGGCGGTCGACGCGCTGTTCCGGCGCGCGGCCGCGCGCTTCGGCGCCGAGGCGCCGGAGGGCCTCGCGACGCTGCTGATCGGCGGGCGCGACGTCGGCGAGGCGCTGGTCGACGATCCCCGCGTGCCGGTGGTCTCCGCCACGGGCTCGACCCGCATGGGCCGCGCGGTCGGCGAGCGTCTGGCGCGGCGCTTCGGAAGATCCATCCTGGAGCTCGGCGGCAACAACGCCTCGATCGTCACGCCCTCGGCCGACCTCGACCTCACGCTGCGCGCCGTGGCCTTCGCGGCCATGGGCACGGCCGGCCAGCGCTGCACCACGCTGCGCCGCCTCATCGTGCACGAGGACGTCTACGACGCGCTCGTGCCGCGGCTGGCCGGCGTGTGCCGCACCATCGCGGTCGGCAGCCCCGTGGAGGGCGACGCGCTGGTGGGCCCGCTGATCGACGGCGACGCTTTCCTCGCCATGGAGGCGGCGCTGGAGGCGGCGCGGGCCGCCGGCGGCACCGTGCACGGCGGCGGGCGCGTGGACGTGAACGGCGAGGGCTCGTTCTACGCCCGCCCCGCGCTGGTCGAGATGCCGGGGCAGCACGGCCCCGTGGTCGAGGAAACCTTCGCGCCGATCCTCTACGCGATGAAGTATCGCGACCTCGACGAGGCCATCGCGCTCCAGAACGGGGTCCCGCAGGGCCTGTCCTCCTCGATCTTCGGCAACGACCTGCGCGAGGTCGAGCGGTACCTGTCGGCGCAGGGCTCGGACTGCGGCATCGCCAACGTCAACATGGGGCCCTCGGGCGCCGAGATCGGCGGGGCCTTCGGGGGCGAGAAGGAGACCGGCGGCGGGCGCGAATCCGGCTCCGACGCCTGGAAGGGCTACATGCGCCGCCAGACCAACGCCGTGAACTACGGCCGCGCCCTGCCGCTGGCCCAGGGCGTGCGGTTCGAGGTGTGA
- a CDS encoding phosphoserine transaminase: MMTRTPPARRPANPCFSSGPCAKRPGWSLEALEGAALGRSHRAPVGRDKLQAAITLTREVLEVPADYRIGIVPASDTGAVEMAMWSLLGARPVDLLAWESFGESWVTDAVKQLRLPDARVLKAPYGQVVDFAEVDFDHDVVFTWNGTTSGCRVPAGAAIPADRAGLTICDATSAAFAQRLPWDRLDVVTFSWQKAMGGEAAHGMLVLSPRAVERLLSFEPPRPLPKIFRMVSGGKLIEGIFKGDTINTPSMLCVEDYLDALEWGRSVGGLDGLVARADRNAAALDAWVRRTPWIANLAQDPAIQSNTSVCLRVVDPAVTARPEAEQAAFAKKLSALLEREGVAYDIASYRDAPAGLRVWCGATVETADVEALTGWLDWAYGVAKDELEE; the protein is encoded by the coding sequence ATGATGACGCGCACCCCCCCGGCCCGCCGGCCGGCCAACCCCTGCTTCTCCTCCGGCCCCTGCGCCAAGCGCCCCGGCTGGTCGCTCGAAGCGCTGGAGGGCGCGGCGCTCGGCCGCTCGCACCGCGCGCCGGTCGGCCGGGACAAGCTGCAGGCCGCCATCACCCTCACCCGCGAAGTGCTGGAGGTGCCGGCCGACTACCGGATCGGCATCGTGCCGGCCTCTGACACCGGCGCGGTCGAGATGGCGATGTGGAGCCTGCTCGGGGCGCGGCCCGTCGACCTGCTGGCCTGGGAGTCCTTCGGCGAGTCCTGGGTGACGGACGCCGTGAAGCAGCTCCGCCTGCCGGACGCCCGCGTGCTGAAGGCGCCCTACGGCCAGGTCGTCGACTTCGCCGAGGTCGATTTCGACCACGACGTGGTTTTCACGTGGAACGGCACCACCTCGGGCTGCCGCGTGCCGGCCGGCGCCGCGATCCCGGCGGACCGCGCGGGCCTGACGATCTGCGACGCCACCTCGGCGGCCTTCGCGCAGCGCCTGCCGTGGGACAGGTTGGACGTCGTCACCTTCTCCTGGCAGAAGGCGATGGGCGGCGAGGCGGCGCACGGCATGCTGGTGCTGTCCCCCCGCGCCGTCGAGCGGCTGCTGAGCTTCGAGCCGCCGCGGCCGCTCCCCAAAATCTTCCGCATGGTGTCGGGCGGCAAGCTGATCGAGGGGATCTTCAAGGGCGACACGATCAACACGCCCTCCATGCTGTGCGTGGAGGATTACCTCGACGCGCTGGAGTGGGGCCGCTCGGTCGGCGGGCTCGACGGGCTGGTGGCCCGCGCGGACCGCAACGCGGCGGCGCTCGACGCCTGGGTGCGGCGCACCCCCTGGATCGCCAACCTCGCGCAGGACCCCGCGATCCAGTCCAACACCTCGGTCTGCCTGCGCGTGGTCGACCCCGCCGTCACGGCCCGGCCCGAGGCCGAGCAGGCGGCGTTCGCGAAGAAGCTGTCGGCGCTGCTGGAGCGCGAGGGCGTGGCCTACGACATCGCCTCCTACCGCGACGCCCCCGCGGGCCTGCGCGTGTGGTGCGGCGCCACCGTCGAGACGGCCGACGTCGAAGCGCTGACGGGCTGGCTCGACTGGGCCTACGGGGTGGCGAAGGACGAGCTGGAGGAGTGA
- a CDS encoding transposase produces MTEQDWTHTLAVFRACLPRRGRKATDDRLFLEALHFFSVENVRWRALPERFGLWNSVWKRFDRLSQAGVFEAFFDTLASMSDTAHLVQMFDSTIVRAHVSAAGAKGGSTDKPSVALAAASPRRSMPSPTLPATSSPLI; encoded by the coding sequence ATGACGGAGCAAGACTGGACGCATACACTCGCGGTGTTCCGCGCCTGCCTTCCCCGGCGGGGACGGAAGGCAACAGATGATCGGCTTTTTCTTGAAGCGCTTCATTTTTTCAGCGTCGAAAATGTTCGCTGGCGCGCTTTGCCCGAGCGCTTCGGTTTGTGGAACAGCGTGTGGAAGCGGTTTGATCGGTTAAGCCAGGCCGGCGTGTTCGAAGCCTTCTTCGACACGCTCGCGTCGATGAGCGACACCGCTCATCTCGTTCAGATGTTCGACTCGACTATCGTGCGCGCCCATGTGTCGGCAGCCGGCGCAAAAGGGGGCAGCACGGACAAGCCCTCGGTCGCTCTCGCGGCGGCTTCACCACGAAGATCCATGCCAAGTCCGACGCTTCCGGCGACATCATCGCCTTTGATCTGA
- a CDS encoding ABC transporter ATP-binding protein — translation MPTTPVPTADSATLAVTDVAVEAGGRRLLGPVTLGFAPGAVHGIIGHNGSGKSTLLKLLARQIAPTGGGVALGGEALGRLAPRAFARRVAYLPQALPAGTGLTVRELVEQGRYPWHGALGRATGADRAAVAAALEAAGLGGDADRMADALSGGERQRAWIAMLIAQGARSLLLDEPTAALDPAHTVEVMAVLRRLAHRDGAAVVVVLHDINMAARFCDRLVALKRGRVLADGPPAAVVTPAVLERIYGLPMAVLRRDGAAAPVAVPA, via the coding sequence TTGCCGACCACCCCCGTCCCGACCGCCGACTCCGCGACGCTGGCGGTGACCGACGTCGCGGTCGAGGCGGGCGGCCGCCGCCTGCTCGGGCCGGTGACGCTCGGCTTCGCGCCCGGCGCCGTGCACGGGATCATCGGCCACAACGGTTCGGGCAAGTCGACCCTGTTGAAGCTCCTCGCGCGCCAGATCGCGCCGACGGGCGGCGGCGTGGCGCTCGGCGGCGAGGCGCTGGGGCGGCTCGCGCCCCGCGCCTTCGCCCGGCGCGTCGCCTACCTGCCGCAGGCGCTGCCCGCCGGCACGGGGCTGACGGTGCGCGAGCTCGTCGAGCAGGGGCGCTACCCCTGGCACGGCGCCCTCGGCCGCGCCACGGGGGCGGACCGCGCCGCGGTGGCGGCGGCGCTGGAGGCGGCGGGCCTCGGCGGCGACGCGGACCGCATGGCAGACGCGCTGTCGGGCGGCGAGCGCCAGCGCGCCTGGATCGCCATGCTGATCGCTCAGGGCGCGCGCAGCCTGCTGCTCGACGAGCCCACCGCGGCGCTCGACCCGGCCCACACGGTCGAGGTGATGGCGGTGCTGCGGCGCCTCGCCCACCGCGACGGCGCGGCGGTCGTCGTGGTGCTGCACGACATCAACATGGCGGCGCGCTTCTGCGACCGGCTCGTGGCGCTGAAGCGCGGGCGCGTGCTGGCCGACGGTCCGCCGGCCGCCGTCGTCACGCCCGCCGTGCTCGAACGCATCTACGGCCTGCCCATGGCGGTGCTCCGGCGCGACGGCGCGGCCGCGCCCGTGGCGGTGCCGGCGTGA
- a CDS encoding ABC transporter substrate-binding protein: MRGAELTRRGALLSLAAVLAGPAWAAAAAPPAPRVASLDWTLASACLSLGLVPAGVAETRAYGRWVVEPALPAGTVELGVREAPSLEGLAQLAPDLILVNGFHDALRARLERIAPTLSIDIYGDGRRPLAAAEDALRALGRRFGLDAEADAVVGGVDAGFARARAALGAAARPPVLPFNLADGRTLRLYGAGSLYADALERIGLASAWAGTTSPWGTATADFAALAAVPDATLVLVEPVPAEAEAVLTGGALWAGLVAGRRLVRLPAVWPFGEASAALRFAALLAAALTRGESSRDGRSADAR, from the coding sequence GTGAGGGGAGCGGAGCTGACGCGCCGCGGCGCGCTGCTGTCGCTGGCCGCCGTGCTGGCCGGCCCTGCGTGGGCCGCCGCCGCCGCGCCGCCCGCGCCGCGCGTCGCTTCGCTCGACTGGACGCTGGCCTCGGCCTGCCTGTCGCTCGGGCTCGTCCCCGCCGGCGTCGCGGAAACGCGGGCCTATGGGCGCTGGGTGGTGGAGCCCGCGCTGCCGGCGGGCACCGTCGAGCTCGGCGTGCGGGAAGCGCCGAGCCTCGAGGGGCTGGCGCAGCTCGCGCCCGACCTGATCCTCGTCAACGGCTTCCACGACGCCCTGCGGGCCCGGCTGGAGCGGATCGCGCCGACCCTGTCGATCGACATCTACGGCGACGGCCGTCGCCCGCTCGCGGCCGCCGAGGACGCGCTGCGCGCGCTCGGCCGGCGCTTCGGGCTGGATGCCGAGGCGGATGCCGTCGTCGGCGGCGTCGACGCCGGCTTCGCGCGGGCCCGCGCCGCGCTCGGGGCCGCGGCGCGGCCGCCGGTGCTGCCCTTCAACCTCGCCGACGGCCGCACCCTGCGCCTCTACGGGGCGGGCAGCCTCTACGCCGACGCGCTGGAGCGGATCGGCCTCGCCTCGGCCTGGGCGGGCACCACAAGCCCCTGGGGCACCGCGACGGCCGATTTCGCCGCGCTGGCGGCCGTGCCGGACGCCACGCTCGTGCTGGTCGAGCCCGTGCCGGCCGAGGCCGAGGCCGTGCTGACGGGCGGCGCGCTCTGGGCCGGCCTCGTCGCGGGGCGCCGTCTCGTGCGCCTGCCCGCGGTCTGGCCCTTCGGCGAGGCTTCCGCGGCGCTGCGCTTCGCCGCGCTGCTCGCGGCGGCGCTGACGCGCGGGGAGAGCAGCCGGGACGGGAGGAGCGCCGATGCGCGCTGA
- a CDS encoding iron chelate uptake ABC transporter family permease subunit — MRAEAARPPYRAVTAALLAAALAVALLMLWQQLPPPLWLPALLHPGPDGVAALLFRDAALPRVATAFLAGAGLALSGVVCQAVLDNPLAAPSTLGVSAGAQLALAVAAVALPAGVPGLGREGTAALGALLAMGFVGLVAARHRFSPAAVVLAGLAVGLLAGALGAALELLDREDAAGVFLWGAGSLAGAGPATVLFLLPRLLVLALAAGLMARPLAVLTLGAGSARALGVPVLPLRAAALTVAALLGATVTASVGVIAFVELLAPALARAAGARRLGAQMLHAPLLGGAVLVLVDAAARGLGDGLSVPFPAGAAAALFGAPALLILALRLETAPFRDGAAGAAPAAARARRAAVPLAALALALAVAVAAALAVGRTGAGWAVLGWPVPGNGATWATVLDWRAPRTLSALGAGALLGAAGALLQRLTGNPLVSPETLGIGAGATAGLAAALLLAAAPSAPALFAAGLCGAGLAMLLVGAASLRGGFAPGRLLLVGVSLGAALQSLLTLVLALGDARAARLLAFVSGSTYGASPGGAAAALALAAALCPAALLLGRALDILPLGAGAARALGLHLGLTRGLVALLAAAMTVGAIETVGPLSFVGLVGPQVASRLGCRRARAHLFGSALVGAAAMVLADALGRIVAAPFEVPAGLVAAVVGVPFFAALLLRRSSAGDC, encoded by the coding sequence ATGCGCGCTGAAGCGGCGAGGCCTCCCTACCGCGCCGTCACGGCCGCCCTGCTGGCCGCGGCGCTCGCCGTCGCGCTGCTGATGCTCTGGCAACAACTGCCGCCGCCGCTGTGGCTTCCGGCGCTGCTCCATCCCGGGCCGGACGGCGTCGCCGCGCTGCTGTTCCGCGACGCCGCGCTGCCGCGCGTCGCCACCGCCTTCCTGGCGGGCGCGGGGCTCGCGCTGTCGGGCGTGGTCTGCCAGGCCGTGCTCGACAACCCGCTGGCGGCGCCTTCCACGCTCGGCGTGTCGGCCGGGGCGCAGCTCGCGCTGGCCGTCGCCGCCGTGGCGCTGCCCGCCGGTGTGCCCGGCCTCGGCCGCGAGGGCACGGCGGCGCTCGGCGCGCTGCTCGCCATGGGCTTCGTCGGGCTCGTCGCGGCGCGCCACCGCTTCTCGCCGGCCGCCGTGGTGCTGGCCGGGCTCGCGGTCGGGCTGCTCGCCGGGGCGCTCGGCGCCGCGCTGGAGCTGCTCGACCGCGAGGACGCCGCCGGGGTGTTCCTGTGGGGGGCGGGCTCGCTCGCCGGCGCCGGCCCCGCCACGGTGCTGTTCCTCTTGCCGCGCCTCCTCGTCCTGGCGCTCGCCGCGGGCCTGATGGCGCGGCCGCTCGCGGTGCTGACCTTGGGCGCCGGCTCGGCGCGCGCGCTCGGCGTGCCCGTGCTGCCGCTGCGGGCCGCGGCCCTCACCGTGGCGGCGCTGCTCGGCGCCACCGTCACGGCCTCGGTCGGCGTGATCGCCTTCGTGGAACTCCTGGCGCCGGCCCTGGCCCGCGCCGCCGGGGCGCGCCGCCTCGGGGCGCAGATGCTGCACGCGCCGCTGCTCGGCGGCGCCGTCCTGGTGCTGGTCGACGCCGCCGCGCGGGGCCTGGGCGACGGCCTGTCCGTGCCCTTCCCGGCGGGCGCCGCGGCGGCGCTGTTCGGGGCGCCGGCGCTGCTGATCCTCGCGCTGCGCCTTGAGACCGCGCCGTTCCGCGACGGCGCGGCCGGCGCCGCCCCCGCGGCGGCCCGCGCCCGCCGTGCGGCGGTGCCGCTCGCCGCCCTGGCGCTCGCCCTCGCCGTCGCCGTCGCGGCCGCGCTGGCCGTGGGCCGCACCGGCGCCGGCTGGGCCGTGCTGGGCTGGCCCGTGCCGGGGAACGGCGCGACCTGGGCGACCGTGCTCGACTGGCGCGCGCCGCGCACGCTGTCGGCCCTCGGCGCCGGCGCGCTGCTGGGCGCGGCCGGCGCGCTGCTCCAGCGCCTCACCGGCAACCCGCTGGTCAGCCCGGAAACGCTGGGCATCGGCGCCGGCGCCACGGCGGGCCTCGCCGCGGCGCTGCTGCTCGCCGCGGCCCCGAGCGCTCCCGCGCTCTTCGCCGCCGGCCTCTGCGGCGCCGGGCTGGCGATGCTCCTCGTCGGCGCGGCGTCGCTCCGCGGCGGCTTCGCGCCCGGGCGGCTGCTGCTCGTCGGCGTGTCGCTCGGCGCGGCCCTCCAATCGCTGCTGACCCTGGTGCTGGCGCTCGGCGACGCCCGCGCGGCGCGGCTGCTCGCCTTCGTGTCGGGCTCGACCTACGGGGCGAGCCCCGGCGGCGCCGCGGCGGCGCTGGCCCTGGCCGCGGCCCTGTGCCCGGCGGCGCTGCTGCTCGGCCGCGCGCTCGACATCCTGCCGCTCGGCGCGGGCGCGGCCCGCGCGCTCGGCCTGCACCTCGGCCTGACGCGCGGCCTCGTGGCCCTGCTCGCCGCCGCCATGACGGTGGGCGCGATCGAGACCGTCGGTCCCCTGAGCTTCGTCGGCCTCGTCGGGCCGCAGGTGGCCTCCCGGCTCGGCTGCCGCCGCGCCCGCGCCCACCTCTTCGGCTCGGCGCTGGTGGGGGCCGCCGCCATGGTGCTCGCCGACGCGCTCGGCCGCATCGTGGCGGCGCCCTTCGAGGTGCCGGCCGGCCTCGTCGCCGCCGTCGTCGGCGTGCCCTTCTTCGCGGCGCTGCTGCTGCGCCGTTCCTCCGCCGGAGACTGTTGA
- a CDS encoding siderophore-interacting protein, giving the protein MLDPVPSGPVLPAGALRTTVVSVASPTPGSRRITLGGEALRGFALPRGCWGPYLKLLFPRPDGSLAWRTYSVRAFDPESCELAVEIMLHEPRGIGASWAMAAGPGDALAILGPGVIPVPPAPDWIVLAGDRTALPAIAYTLEQLPAATRGLALIAVEDAADRQDLAGPPGVEVRWVEGDLADAVLGAPWPCEGDCVLWAGAEAGAARRIRAYARKRCGLDACRRPILNYWKRGQAEGSFDCQR; this is encoded by the coding sequence ATGCTCGATCCCGTCCCGTCCGGGCCCGTCCTGCCCGCGGGCGCGCTCCGCACCACGGTGGTGTCGGTCGCCTCGCCGACGCCCGGCAGCCGGCGCATCACCCTCGGCGGCGAGGCGCTGCGCGGCTTCGCGCTGCCGCGGGGCTGCTGGGGCCCCTATCTCAAGCTGCTGTTCCCGCGCCCGGACGGCTCGCTCGCCTGGCGCACCTACAGCGTCCGCGCCTTCGACCCCGAGAGCTGCGAGCTCGCCGTCGAGATCATGCTGCACGAGCCGCGCGGGATCGGGGCGAGCTGGGCCATGGCGGCCGGGCCCGGCGACGCGCTCGCGATCCTGGGCCCCGGCGTGATCCCGGTGCCGCCGGCGCCGGACTGGATCGTGCTGGCCGGCGACCGCACGGCGCTGCCCGCCATCGCCTACACGCTGGAGCAGCTCCCCGCCGCGACGCGCGGGCTGGCGCTCATCGCCGTCGAGGACGCGGCGGACCGCCAGGACCTCGCCGGGCCGCCGGGCGTCGAGGTGCGCTGGGTCGAGGGCGACCTCGCCGACGCCGTGCTGGGCGCGCCCTGGCCCTGCGAGGGGGACTGCGTGCTGTGGGCCGGCGCCGAGGCCGGCGCGGCGCGGCGCATCCGCGCCTACGCCCGCAAGCGCTGCGGCCTCGACGCGTGCCGCCGGCCGATCCTGAACTATTGGAAGCGCGGGCAGGCCGAGGGCAGCTTCGACTGCCAGCGGTGA
- a CDS encoding dicarboxylate/amino acid:cation symporter — MTSSALPAMAGVKATRPFYTSLFFQVVVGLILGIILGMAAPDFAQGLKVLSDAFLKLISMIVAPIVFCVVVHGIAGTGDLRKVGRVGVKALVYFEVMTTVALILGIVLAFVVGPGHGMNINTATLDPKALATYQDNAKHLQGSGIAAFLLNIIPTTSFDALARNDVLQVLFFAIIFGISLALVGGKQGRMVTDGIDALASVLFKAMGLIVRVAPLGVLGAVAYTVGKYGVGSLTQLLSLVALYYAAVALFVLAILGGVMRLAGVNIFKFLAYLREELTIVLGTASSDAVLPQIMRKLEFMGVKPSVVGLVVPTGYSFNLDAFSIYLTLAVVFIAQATNTPLSVGDLLLVLGISLVTSKGAHGIPGSAIVILAATLNAVPGIPVIGLVLVLSVDWFIGMARALGNLVGNCVATVVVAAWEGDLDLARATRVLNDPAAEPTDLDIVSQGSGVTQSA, encoded by the coding sequence ATGACCAGCTCTGCCCTTCCCGCCATGGCCGGCGTCAAGGCCACCAGACCCTTCTACACCTCCCTGTTCTTCCAGGTGGTGGTCGGGTTGATCCTCGGCATCATCCTGGGGATGGCCGCGCCGGACTTCGCCCAGGGTCTGAAGGTGCTGAGCGACGCCTTCCTGAAGCTCATCAGCATGATCGTGGCGCCGATCGTGTTCTGCGTCGTGGTGCACGGCATCGCCGGGACGGGCGACCTCAGGAAGGTCGGCCGGGTCGGCGTCAAGGCGCTGGTCTACTTCGAGGTGATGACGACCGTGGCATTGATCCTCGGCATCGTGCTGGCCTTCGTGGTCGGGCCGGGCCACGGCATGAACATCAACACGGCCACCCTCGATCCCAAGGCGCTGGCGACCTATCAGGACAACGCCAAGCACCTCCAGGGCTCCGGCATCGCCGCGTTCCTGCTCAACATCATCCCGACCACGTCCTTCGACGCGCTGGCGCGCAACGACGTGCTCCAGGTGCTGTTCTTCGCCATCATCTTCGGCATCTCGCTCGCCCTCGTCGGCGGGAAGCAGGGCAGGATGGTGACGGACGGCATCGACGCGCTGGCCTCCGTCCTGTTCAAGGCCATGGGGCTCATCGTGCGGGTCGCGCCGCTCGGCGTGCTCGGTGCCGTGGCCTACACGGTGGGCAAGTACGGCGTCGGCTCGCTGACGCAGCTCCTGTCGCTCGTGGCCCTCTACTACGCCGCGGTCGCGCTGTTCGTGCTGGCCATCCTCGGCGGCGTGATGCGGCTCGCGGGCGTCAACATCTTCAAGTTCCTGGCCTACCTGCGCGAGGAGCTCACCATCGTGCTCGGCACGGCCTCGTCGGACGCCGTGCTGCCCCAGATCATGCGCAAGCTGGAGTTCATGGGCGTGAAGCCGTCGGTCGTGGGCCTCGTGGTGCCGACCGGCTATTCCTTCAACCTGGACGCCTTCTCGATCTACCTGACGCTGGCCGTGGTGTTCATCGCGCAGGCCACCAACACGCCGCTGTCGGTCGGCGACCTGCTGCTCGTGCTCGGCATCTCGCTCGTCACGTCCAAGGGCGCGCACGGCATCCCGGGCTCGGCGATCGTGATCCTGGCCGCGACGCTCAACGCCGTGCCGGGCATCCCGGTCATCGGCCTCGTGCTGGTGCTGTCGGTCGACTGGTTCATCGGCATGGCGCGCGCGCTCGGCAACCTCGTCGGCAACTGCGTCGCGACCGTCGTGGTGGCGGCCTGGGAGGGGGACCTCGACCTCGCCCGCGCCACGCGCGTGCTGAACGACCCCGCCGCCGAGCCGACGGACCTCGACATCGTCAGCCAGGGCTCGGGCGTCACCCAGAGCGCCTGA
- a CDS encoding Lrp/AsnC ligand binding domain-containing protein, which produces MDGSDLKILDILQADGRITTSDLAERLGLSPTATGERLRRLTRDGVITGYGARLDPKLLGLGLLVFVEVSLDKTTSDAFDSFARAVRLTPEILECHMVAGGFDYLVKARVADMAAYRRLLGDVLVGLPGVRETRTYAVMEEVKRDGPLPVRGGRAG; this is translated from the coding sequence GTGGACGGCAGCGACCTCAAGATCCTCGACATCCTGCAGGCCGACGGCCGCATCACCACGAGCGACCTCGCCGAGCGGCTCGGCCTGTCGCCCACCGCCACGGGCGAGCGGCTGCGGCGGCTGACGCGCGACGGCGTCATCACCGGCTACGGGGCGCGGCTCGACCCGAAGCTCCTGGGGCTCGGGCTGCTGGTCTTCGTGGAGGTGTCGCTCGACAAGACGACCTCGGACGCCTTCGACTCCTTCGCCCGCGCGGTGCGGCTGACGCCCGAGATCCTGGAATGCCACATGGTGGCGGGCGGCTTCGACTACCTCGTCAAGGCACGCGTGGCCGACATGGCGGCCTACCGGCGCCTGCTCGGCGACGTGCTGGTCGGCCTGCCCGGGGTCAGGGAGACGCGCACCTACGCCGTGATGGAGGAGGTGAAGCGCGACGGGCCGCTGCCGGTGCGGGGCGGGAGGGCGGGGTGA